A stretch of Saccharothrix texasensis DNA encodes these proteins:
- a CDS encoding DJ-1/PfpI family protein: MARVLVLTADAAEELDSMYPVFRLREGGHEAVVAAPTTRAVKLVVHDFEPGWDAYTEKPGHLLPVDLAFGDVDPEEYDGLVIPGGRAPEYIRTSPDVGRVVRHFFDRGLPVGTICHGPQVPAALGLLKGRRTAAFPPLRTDVELAGATFVDEPDVVDGAMVSCRGWPDLPLWSRAFMAVLEKSQIPA, encoded by the coding sequence ATGGCTCGGGTGCTGGTCCTGACGGCGGACGCCGCCGAGGAACTCGACTCGATGTACCCGGTGTTCCGACTGCGCGAGGGTGGTCACGAGGCGGTCGTGGCCGCTCCGACGACGCGCGCGGTCAAGCTGGTGGTCCACGACTTCGAGCCCGGTTGGGACGCCTACACCGAGAAGCCCGGCCACCTGCTGCCGGTGGACCTGGCGTTCGGCGACGTCGACCCGGAGGAGTACGACGGGCTGGTGATCCCGGGCGGGCGGGCGCCGGAGTACATCCGGACGAGCCCCGACGTGGGGCGGGTGGTGCGCCACTTCTTCGACCGGGGGCTCCCGGTCGGCACGATCTGCCACGGCCCGCAGGTGCCCGCCGCGCTGGGGTTGTTGAAGGGCCGCAGGACCGCCGCCTTCCCACCGCTGAGGACGGACGTGGAGCTGGCCGGCGCGACGTTCGTGGACGAGCCGGACGTGGTGGACGGGGCGATGGTCTCGTGCCGCGGCTGGCCCGACCTCCCCCTGTGGTCGCGCGCGTTCATGGCGGTGCTGGAGAAGTCGCAGATCCCGGCCTGA